The region CCTATCTAAGTGTATTTCCATATTACCTGTACCTTTGAACTCTTCGTATATAACATCGTCCATCTTAGAACCCGTTTCAATAAGAGCTGTAGCTATTATGGTGAGAGATCCCCCTTCTTCTATATTCCTCGCAGCACCGAAAAACTTTTTAGGTCTTTGAAGGGCAGTTGCTTCTATCCCTCCAGTCAACACCCTTCCAGTAGGTGGTGTTACAGCATTAGATGCTCTCCCAAACCTCGTCATAGAGTCAAGGAGTATAACCACATCCTGTTTTAGTTCAACAAGCCTTTTCGCCTTTTCTACAACAAGCTCGGCAACCTGCATGTGTCTCTCCGGAGGTTCGTCAAAAGTGGAAGCTACCACTTCGGCACCTTCACCCACTATCCTCCTCATCTCAGTAACTTCTTCAGGTCTTTCGTCAATGAGCAGTATAATCAGGTGAACTTCCGGATGATTTTGGATTAGCGCTCTTGCTATTTTCTGAAGCAGAACAGTTTTTCCAGCTTTTGGAGGTGCCACTATAAGACCTCTCTGCCCCTTTCCTATAGGTGTGAGAAGGCTTATGACCCTTGTGGATAGCTCTGTTGGTGACGTTTCTAAATTGAACCTTTCCGTAGGGTGATAAGGTGTTAACTTTTCAAATACTGGTCTCGATTTTAATATTTCAGGTTCTGGAGGTAAACCGTTAACTGATTCTATCTTTATAAGGGCTTGGTACTTCTCTTTCTCCTGTGGTGGTCTTGCAAAACCTATAATGGTATCACCGGTTCTCAGCCCAAACTTTTTTATCTGGGACGGAGAGACGTAAACATCTGTAGAACTCGGCATATAATTGTTTTCAGAACTTCTGATAAAGCCGTAGCTTTCCGGCAATATCTCAAGAACACCTTTGACAAAGTTAAGCCCTTCCTCTTTTGCCTGAGTCGTGAGGATCTTTTCTATAAGTTCCTCTTTTCTCAAACCTGTTACTCTGGAAAGATCAAGCTCCCTTCCCAACTTTTGAAGCTCTCCTAAGGACATCTTTCTAAGCTCCTCATATGAGTAAATCTTTTTTTCTTGCGTTGTTTGTGTTTCCTGTTCCATAATTAACCTCCTTTATTTTCCTATGCAAAATCTTGAGAAGATAGCATTCAACATGTCTTCTGTAGTTATCGCACCCACGATTTCGTCAAGGTAATTGAGAGCCTCCCTTAGTTCCAGTGCGAGTATTTCCGTTGAAATCTCCTCACGCCCAAGTTTATTTATAAGTGGTCTTATAACTTTCAAAGATTTAGTCAGAAGATCTGCATGACGTGTTGATACGTAAACTTTCATACTATCATAGCCAAAAACACCTACCTTTTCAAGCATAACCTTCCTTAACCTTTCTATCCCCTCTCCAGTTTTAGCGCTAACGCATATACCATCTGAAAAGATCTTTATCACAGATGGATCTCTTCCCAGGTCCATTTTATTCAACACTTTTATATGATCTTTCTTCTTAACTAAATTATACACATCCCAGTCATCCTTTTCAAGAGGTTTAGAGCAGTCCACTACAAAAAGTACGAGATCAGCAGACTCTATATTTTCTATACTCTTTTGGATACCTATTTTCTCCACATGGTCATGCGTTTCCCTTATACCTGCTGTATCCACGAGATTTATTGGTATGCCTTCCATGTGCATTTGCTCCTGAAGGAAATCCCTCGTAGTTCCCGGTATATCAGTAACTATGGCTCTGTTCTTACCGAGCAAAGCATTAAACAAAGAGGACTTTCCCACATTCGGTTTGCCCACTATGGCTAAATTTATACCCCTTCTTATATATTCACCCATCTTAACAGTTGACACTAAACCTTCTATATTTTCCCGTATATTCTCCAATATACTTAACATCTCTTTATTGGTAATGGTAGGAATGTCCTGTTCAGAAAACTCTATATCAGCTTCCACGTATGCCAAAAGGTCAAGGAGTTTTTCCCTAAGGGGTGCTATATAGTTAGAAAGTTCTCCACTAAGCTGTCGCAAAGCCACCTGCCTTGCAAGGTCAGTCTTAGCACTTATAAGATCGGCTACAGCTTCTGCTTGTGTGATGTCCATTTTTCCATTAAGGAAAGCCCGTTTAGTAAATTCTCCAGGTTCGGCAAGTCTAATTCCTTCCCTAAGAAATATCTCAATAGCTCTTTTCAGTATAAGGGGATTTCCATGAAGGCACATCTCTATCATGTCCTCACCGGTGTAAGAAGCAGGTGCCTTGTAGTATATAAATATACCCTCGTCAAGCACTTTACCATCCTCATCCAAAAGTCTAAAAAAGTGAGCGTAACGCGGCTTTAACTCACCCTTTATGCTCACATACCTTTTTACCTTTTCCAGTATACCGCTACCTGAGATTCTCAACATGCCTATAGCACTCTCACCATAAGGCGTTGCTATAGCAATTATGGGTTCTCTAAGTTTAATCATGGATTACCGCTGCCTGTTTGGTTATTAAGATAGCACTTTTTTAAAAATTTTCAAGCAAAAATTTTTCAAGCAGGCTTTATAA is a window of Hydrogenobacter sp. DNA encoding:
- the rho gene encoding transcription termination factor Rho, with translation MEQETQTTQEKKIYSYEELRKMSLGELQKLGRELDLSRVTGLRKEELIEKILTTQAKEEGLNFVKGVLEILPESYGFIRSSENNYMPSSTDVYVSPSQIKKFGLRTGDTIIGFARPPQEKEKYQALIKIESVNGLPPEPEILKSRPVFEKLTPYHPTERFNLETSPTELSTRVISLLTPIGKGQRGLIVAPPKAGKTVLLQKIARALIQNHPEVHLIILLIDERPEEVTEMRRIVGEGAEVVASTFDEPPERHMQVAELVVEKAKRLVELKQDVVILLDSMTRFGRASNAVTPPTGRVLTGGIEATALQRPKKFFGAARNIEEGGSLTIIATALIETGSKMDDVIYEEFKGTGNMEIHLDRRLMERRIFPAINIEKSGTRKEELLLEEWELQRVWVLRKFLATMDAIEAMEFLLDKLKKFKTNKDFLKAMHS
- the mnmE gene encoding tRNA uridine-5-carboxymethylaminomethyl(34) synthesis GTPase MnmE; the encoded protein is MIKLREPIIAIATPYGESAIGMLRISGSGILEKVKRYVSIKGELKPRYAHFFRLLDEDGKVLDEGIFIYYKAPASYTGEDMIEMCLHGNPLILKRAIEIFLREGIRLAEPGEFTKRAFLNGKMDITQAEAVADLISAKTDLARQVALRQLSGELSNYIAPLREKLLDLLAYVEADIEFSEQDIPTITNKEMLSILENIRENIEGLVSTVKMGEYIRRGINLAIVGKPNVGKSSLFNALLGKNRAIVTDIPGTTRDFLQEQMHMEGIPINLVDTAGIRETHDHVEKIGIQKSIENIESADLVLFVVDCSKPLEKDDWDVYNLVKKKDHIKVLNKMDLGRDPSVIKIFSDGICVSAKTGEGIERLRKVMLEKVGVFGYDSMKVYVSTRHADLLTKSLKVIRPLINKLGREEISTEILALELREALNYLDEIVGAITTEDMLNAIFSRFCIGK